aaaaatatatttgaagttatcaagttgcaaatatttaattacagaGATCTGATTATAAGTTAGTAAAggcaaaaatgaataaaattcgAAATTTGAATGGCTGTTCCTAAGGGGCCCGACGAATTTTGAATTGTAattagaggttttttttttattgattggtTTATAACATTGTGATATTTTACATGATTAAATGGACCGATTCTAAAACAATTAGAGGATGATAAAATTAACAAAGATTGGGATTCCTTATTTCTGAACATACGAATAGTTCCATGATTTTGTCTAAGCGATTGTTGAAGAATGCCAGCCTTGGGAGAAAGCGAATAAAACGGATTCACGGAATCTGCAGAGATCAATCCCGAATCCGGCggattatttctttttcttatatacgAAATATGGGATTTCACTAAGCCAATTCTTATGAAATCTCGAATCAAACCCTTTGTACTTACTTCAACAACGAAAGCGCGGACCTCCTCGAGGgaagaatttttgttgtcttGGTCCCAATTCAAGACTAAACAAGTGCGAACCAATTGAATACTTGTGTCAGAAATTCCTCGAGTTGGTTTACCATTTCCATAAAGGATATAGTTGAAAACTCGAAGTTGAATATTATCCTTTTCCCGAAAGAGATCTTGTGGGAAGAGTGTTGCTAAATTTATACTGTCCATTATCTCATAGGTAGCTACGGGCCgcaccaaaacaaaaaactttttCTTGGTTGGTGTGATCCGTTGGGCAtaaatccaattttttaaattttttgattctttAGAGTTTGTTTTTCCCCTTCCTGGCGGTATCAAGATGCCACTATGTCGGGATATCTTATCTGTCTTGTCCGGAAAATGGATATCCCccgaaaatattttgagttcaatcctttttttttttctctccactCGGATCAACCCGCCGACTTGGCTTCTTATATTTAAAGTGATTCGTGTATCGACTCCAATGATACTATAGTTCTGTACCATTATGGCGGAGGATTCGGGTAAAATATGCACTTCCTCAGGAATGAAAAAAAAGCGATCTACTTTCATTTCGTATTTTGTCTTAAATTTTTGGACTCCTCGATACTCAATCATATCCTCTTTTTGGACGATTGAGTCCGCCTTTAGAGTTCCATATTTAAGAATTCCGGAACTCTTTCTTCTGTATCTAGGATCAtcaaaaaaagcaaaaatactGTTTCTACGGAAAATACCATTTATGGGTATTTCAATCGAGATACCTGAATGTGGTATGAACTCTTTCGCTTGCTCTTGAATCGATTGGAATGGAATGAGAAATCTATTTCTTCGCCTTTTTGCTAATAAATCCGAATTCTCATGAAAAATAGCAgaatatatgaaattataatGACTAGTACCTACGATTCCATTCAATTCTGAATAATTGGGAAtcccagatttttttttatcagaaaaaTCTGAACTGAAAAATTTTTTGCTCACTTGATCATTATTCACTGAGAGGCTAGAAATAGATTTTCTTTCGACGGAAAGAAAGGGTATGTTCATTTGATCTTGATCTTTGTGGATCGAAAAAAGAATTAGACTAGATCCACAAGAACCTCCTGATAATATCCATAAATGACttgtttttggtaaaagatGGACATTACTATATGTAAATTCGGGTGCATGGGATACATCAGTACTCCAATGCATTTCGCCCTCGGAGtcagaataaatatattttctaaccctctctttaaaatgaaaagtggaTGTTCCCTCGCGAATCTCAGCAATCACTTGTTCTGATTCCACATATTGATCATTTTGAACTAAAAGAAAACTTTTTGGTGGAATAGTCACGCTATGTATAATATCTTCGCTCTCAATAATTACAGACAAGTCTATATAACATAGAAAGGCAGGATGCCCGTGACGTGTACGTGTAGGATGAACCAAATCctcattaaatttgatttttccatTATAAGGGGCTCGTACATGTTCGGCAGTACCTCCTGTAAATACTCCACCGGTATGAAAAGTTCTTAATGTTAGTTGAGTCCCCGGTTCGCCAATAGATTGACCCGCAATAATACCTACAGCTTCCCCCAATTCAACTAGGTCACCATGAGTGGGACTCCGGCCATAACATAATCGACAGATCCAAGATGTACTCCGACAAGTAAAGGGAGTTCGAATAGATATTGATTGTGTTCCAAAGGTTATGAATCGATTGACAAGTCCAATCCCAAGATCTTGATTTCGAAAGGCGACACATCGggaacctatatatatatcgtcTGCTAAGACACGACCAATTAATGTTTGGATAAAAATTCTTTCTGACATCATCCGACTTTTATTTCGAGGACTCACAGAAATCCCTCGGATAGTGCCACAATCCGTTCGACGTACAACAATATGTTGAACTACTTCAACAAGTCGACGCGTAAGATATCCAGCATCTGATGTGCGGACCGCAGTATCTACAACTCCTTTACGGGCTCCATAGcaagaaataatatattctgTTAAAGACAGTCCTTCGCGTAAATTGCTTTGAATAGGTAAATCAATCATTTGTCCTTGGGGATCCGACATTAATCCTCTCATACCTACTAATTGATGTACTTGAGATGCATTTCCTCTAGCTCCCGAAAAAGACATCATATGGACTGGATTGAAAGGGTCCGTCATCCTAAAATTAGGATTCATTTCCTGTCGCAAATATTCACTTGTAGCATACCATATCTCAATAGATTGGCGTAATTTTTCTACCGCATGTACATTCCCATAATGATGGTGTTTTTCCAAAATCAAACTTTGTTGTTCAGCATCTTGGACAAGCCAGCCCTTAGAAGGTATCGTTAAAAGATCATCAATTCCTAATGAAATGGATGTAGCAGTTGCTTGCTGGAAACCCAGAGTCTTTACTTGATCTAGGATGTGTGATGTATATGCCATCCCGAAGTGATCTATTAATCGGCTAATAAGTCGTTTAATAGCAGTTCCATCTATCACTTTATTGTGAAATACCAGATTGGCCCGTTCCGCCATAAGTACCTCCATATTCTGCTGAATGGGATTCGACAATGAGTTTGAGTCAATGATTGCAAAACTTCCTTTTCtcgatcttgattttttaggtCAGGAACTATGTCCGAGTTGACTCGGAGAGGTCCGAATTCACACGGGTGTcctataattctttttttatgaaTACCATATTATTAGGTATCATATGAACAAGCTTGAGAAAAACCTTGTATAGCTTCCTCGATTTCTCgataaaaagaaatatgacCAACTGTGGTtcgaatatatatacaaaaagtttgtttttttacacTTCTTACTATCAGATAGTGTGCATAAATCTCATGATAGTTACCAAAAGATTCATAGTGAACTTCGATAGGAACTTCTTTTGAAGCAATAACGCGTTGATCTAATTGCCACCGAAGCCACAAAGGACTATCTAAATTGATTCTTTTCTGCCGATAAGCTCCAATTGCATCATAGGAATTGCAAAAAAAGGGTTCTTTCATATACTTATAGTTTGTTTCGTAAATTCTTtcattttgatagttttttCGATTACATGGATTATATCTGTTTGCACAAATACCTCGACGAGTGCCGCTCGTTAATACATAGAGTCCAATCAGCATATCTTGAGTCGGTACAGAAATGGGATCTCCAATAGCTGGAGATAAGAGATTCATATGAGAAAACATAAGTAAACGAGCCTCTGCTTGAGCTTCTAAAGATAAAGGCACATGAACAGCCATTTGATCCCCATCAAAGTCTGCATTGAACCCCTTACAAACTAATGGATGTAAACAAATAGTGCGTCCTTCCACTAAAATGGGTTGGAATGACTGTATGCCTAATCTATGTAGAGTAGGTGCTCTATTCAGTAATACGGGATGCCCCTGCATAACTTCTTGAAGGATTTCCCAGACAATCGGCTTTTTTTCACGAATTTGACTCTTAGCAACTCCTATGTTCGAAGCCAGATGTTGTCTAATTAGACCACGAATTACAAATGTCTGGAAGAGCTCTATTGCTATTTCGCGAGGCAATCCACAGCGATGTAATGAAAGTGAGGGTCCAACGACAATCACCGAACGCCCCGAATAATCGACCCGTTTGCCAAGCAGAGTCTCGCGAAATCTTCCCTCTTTTCCTTCAATTACATCTGAAAATGACTTGTAAACCTTATTATGACCATCCCTCATGGGTTGTCCACGGATTCCATTATCAAGAAGTGTATCCACGGCTTCTTGTACCAATTTTTCCTGACACATTACTAATTCCCCTGGTGTAGATCTACTTGTTGTTAATAGATCAGTAAGAGTATTGTTCCGATAGATAACTCTTCTATAGAGTTCATTAATATCTGAACTCATCAGTTTACCCCCTTCTATCTGAATGATGGGTCTCAACTCGGGAGGCAGAACCGGTAAGAGACATAAAATCATCCATTCCGGTTCTATATTTGTTCGAATAAAATGCTTAGCTAATTCCATACGTCTAACTAAAAAATCTTTTCTTCTTACAATTTTTCGATCTTCCCATTCATTCCCCGTGGGACCTTCTTCTCCTAATTGTTTCCATTCTACCAACGAATTTTCTATAATAATTCGCAAATCTAAATCGGCTAATTGTTCTCGGATAGCACCCGCCCCAGTAGAAATTTCTCGATTTCTAAATATATCGAAACCTTGAGTAGTAAAAAAAAGTGGGATGCTGTATTTCCAGGATTGAATTTcatattcaaatgaacctcgTAATCGTAAGAAAGTAGGTTTTTTCGTTATGGGCCTAGCAAAAGAAAAATTGGGATAGGGTCCACTATATGATCTCCCCCCCTCAAAACCGGACATGAAAGTTTCCTCTCATCCGGCTCAAGTAGTTATATCAAATAAAGATAAAGAAAGGGGTCGCACTTTccaattgtattttataaaatcaagtgAAAACCCAAAAAGAATCTACGCCTTACTCAAGTTCTCAGTGCAAACCAACCACCATTTCATTGATTCAATTAATTCTTCTTTGATTTCTATTTAGATTCTTTAGTGAATTCAAAATTACGAcagaaaaaaatgtcaaattctTGAGTAGTCTACTTCCCTTCGAATGCCGGAATACTTTTTACCTTAAGTGAAAGGAATGCCTTAGAATTCATACGGGATTTATTTGTCTATGTATTGTTCCATTCGATCTTTTAGGTCCTGCGTTACCTCGATGGTTATGCCACAATATTCTTAAAGCTTATATGCGATGTATAGACTTCTCCAACCATGACATATTTGTTTACTTCAATATAAAAAACCAAATTTCTTTTCGTTTAGAAAGATAAGGGAATGCTTAATTCGACAAAAAAAAGGTCTTCTTTTCACGAGGTACGACTATCAATTTGaagtactttttttttactgaatcgACCATAGACCAATCGCCCTTGTTATTTGGGAGTATTGAATACACCCACAAGTCTGAGCTTCATGTTACTCTTTTCAAGAGACATGTCAGATCGAGGGCATCCCAAATTGATTGAAGGGGATGAGAGTTTAtcattcttaaaataaaaatttcgatCAAATCACACATCGCAGTATACTAGACCTTCTAATTCTTTAAGAGGTTTATCTAAAAGATTCGCAATATAACTAGGAAGACGTTTCAAATACCATACATGAGTTACAGGACATGTCAGTTTTATGTATCCCATTTGATATCTTCGTATCCGAGAATCAACAAATTCAACTCCACATTGTTCACAAAATTGCGAGTCTTCTTTTTCATCTCCGATCACTCGATAATTTCCACAAGCGCAAATTCCACTCTTTATAGGCCCAAAAATCCTTTCACAAAATAATCCATCTTTTTCCGGTTTATTGGTTTTGTAATGAAAAGTATAGGGTTTTGTCACCTCTCCAACTATCTCTCCATTAGGTATTTTTTTAGTGGCCCAAGCACTTATTTGCTGAGGAGAAACTAATCCAATTCGGAGTTGTTGATGTTTATACCGATCGATCATATAAGAAATTTTGTGATTCATTCCGATTAAACTTCCTTCCTATTAATCTGGAAATTCTTCTCAGATACAAGGAAATGATTCAGTTCCAGAGCCAAAGATCGTAGTTCTCGAACAAGTAATCGAAAAGATTCTGGAGCATCTTCTGGTTTAGGTATTGTTCCTCCAATGATAGTGGTACCAAGTACTTCTTGGCGAGCTCTAATATGATCAGATTTATAAGTAAGCATCTCTTGTAGGATCCCCACCTACACAAGAAAATTGTTGATAAAactccaaaatagcattttcttttgacccaattttttttttctccttatcGGTTAAGAAAGATAAGAAAATTTCAGGGTAGCAAACATTCTCTAGAATTTCTCTTAGATTCGAACCCATAGCTGATGATAGAACTAGAATAGATATTTTCTGTTTCCTACTCACACGAGCCCATATTCTTGCTTTTTTATCAATCTCTAATTCTAGCCTGCCCCCCCAATCTGATATTATGGTGCCGGTATAGACCGAAATCCCGttatgatccaattctgactggTAATAGATACCAGgactttgtaatatttgattgaTCACAACTCGGTATATTCCGTTTACTATAGAAGTTCCAAGGGAATTCATTAAAGGAATGTTTCCAATAAAAATTCTTTGTTCTTGCATATTCCTATTGGTTTTCCAAATTAATCCCGCGGATACATATAATTCAGAAGAATATGTAAGTAATTCATAGACAGCATCTCGTTCTTTTATCAGAGGTTCTACCAATTGATATGTTTCCACAAATAATTGAAATTCAATTTCGTGATCTATATCTTCAATTTTTGGAAATTGCgaaagttcttctattaaacccTGATCAATAAACCGATAAAACCCTTCAAATTGTATCTGATTAAATCCGGGTATTGTAGATGTTCCCTCTTTTCCAT
The DNA window shown above is from Brassica napus cultivar Da-Ae unplaced genomic scaffold, Da-Ae ScsIHWf_2155;HRSCAF=2808, whole genome shotgun sequence and carries:
- the LOC125600219 gene encoding DNA-directed RNA polymerase subunit beta'-like; the protein is MSGFEGGRSYSGPYPNFSFARPITKKPTFLRLRGSFEYEIQSWKYSIPLFFTTQGFDIFRNREISTGAGAIREQLADLDLRIIIENSLVEWKQLGEEGPTGNEWEDRKIVRRKDFLVRRMELAKHFIRTNIEPEWMILCLLPVLPPELRPIIQIEGGKLMSSDINELYRRVIYRNNTLTDLLTTSRSTPGELVMCQEKLVQEAVDTLLDNGIRGQPMRDGHNKVYKSFSDVIEGKEGRFRETLLGKRVDYSGRSVIVVGPSLSLHRCGLPREIAIELFQTFVIRGLIRQHLASNIGVAKSQIREKKPIVWEILQEVMQGHPVLLNRAPTLHRLGIQSFQPILVEGRTICLHPLVCKGFNADFDGDQMAVHVPLSLEAQAEARLLMFSHMNLLSPAIGDPISVPTQDMLIGLYVLTSGTRRGICANRYNPCNRKNYQNERIYETNYKYMKEPFFCNSYDAIGAYRQKRINLDSPLWLRWQLDQRVIASKEVPIEVHYESFGNYHEIYAHYLIVRSVKKQTFCIYIRTTVGHISFYREIEEAIQGFSQACSYDT